A section of the Epinephelus moara isolate mb chromosome 3, YSFRI_EMoa_1.0, whole genome shotgun sequence genome encodes:
- the LOC126387957 gene encoding protein phosphatase 1D-like, translating into MDEGIIFRMSAFSEQGGRKYMEDVVEIRIEYEPSPAEDYPKSQGYGGQGKAESGPTKQTENETHDHGGAAESGPASAMWVESLANEDSSNNSAPASEEKVAEHAVDTRKSVAFFAVFDGHGGREAAHFARENLWDLLKRQRGFWSKDHSEVCAALKKGFIACHHAMWKELPEWPKTITGLPSTSGTTASVIVIRGVHMYVAHVGDSAVVVGVQENDSDIRLQALEITQDHKPELPKEKERIERLGGSVMKKSGVNRVVWKRPRLTHNGPVRRSTVIDQIPFLAVARSLGDLWSYDFYSGEFVVSPEPDTTVMTLDPRRHRYIILGSDGLWNMMPPKNAVNMCYSHDKMVGPKGMSCARRLGCTALLFWKERMLRADNTTVIVLALQERGGPPIPMHRDEIVVDMSTGIDHVPFPGTTYNTCEVPKEEHEDDMFFEEDEIFGEEHEGWPCLEW; encoded by the exons ATGGACGAGGGGATCATATTTCGTATGAGCGCTTTTTCCGAGCAAGGGGGGAGGAAATACATGGAGGATGTTGTCGAGATAAGAATCGAGTACGAGCCATCGCCAGCCGAAGATTATCCAAAGTCGCAGGGATATGGAGGACAGGGGAAAGCCGAGAGTGGACCTacaaaacagactgaaaatgaGACACACGACCATGGCGGTGCTGCCGAGTCTGGCCCAGCTTCTGCTATGTGGGTAGAGAGTCTGGCGAATGAGGACAGTAGCAACAACAGCGCACCGGCATCAGAGGAAAAAGTCGCAGAGCATGCAGTCGACACTCGGAAGTCTGTGGCGTTTTTCGCTGTTTTCGATGGCCACGGGGGCCGAGAAGCGGCACATTTCGCAAGAGAGAATCTGTGGGATTTGTTGAAAAGGCAGCGGGGGTTTTGGTCCAAGGATCACAGTGAAGTGTGTGCTGCTCTCAAGAAAGGCTTCATCGCCTGTCATCATGCAATGTGGAAAGAACTAC CGGAGTGGCCAAAGACTATTACAGGCCTTCCCAGTACATCAGGCACCACAGCCAGCGTGATTGTGATCCGTGGAGTTCACATGTACGTTGCCCATGTGGGGGATTCAGCTGTAGTGGTCGGAGTGCAAGAAAATGACTCTGATATCAGGCTCCAGGCACTCGAAATAACACAGGACCATAAGCCAGAACTtcctaaagaaaaagaaaggattGAACGACTGGGTGGCAG CGTAATGAAGAAATCTGGGGTGAACCGTGTTGTGTGGAAGAGGCCCCGGCTGACCCACAATGGCCCTGTGAGGAGGAGTACAGTCATTGACCAGATCCCCTTCCTGGCTGTGGCCCGATCGCTCG GTGATCTGTGGAGCTACGATTTCTACAGCGGGGAGTTTGTGGTTTCGCCAGAGCCCGATACCACCGTAATGACCCTTGACCCCAGACGGCATCGCTACATCATCCTCGGCAGTGATGGACTATGGAATATGATGCCACCCAAGAATGCAGTCAACATGTGTTATAGCCATGACAAAATGGTG gGACCAAAGGGAATGTCTTGCGCCCGCCGACTAGGATGCACAGCCCTACTGTTCTGGAAAGAACGTATGCTTCGAGCAGACAACACAACAGTTATTGTCCTGGCGCTACAGGAGCGCGGAGGCCCACCTATCCCTATGCATCGAGATGAGATTGTTGTCGACATGTCTACAGGAATTGACCATGTTCCATTCCCAGGGACTACTTATAACACATGTGAGGTCCCAAAG GAGGAGCATGAGGATGACATGTTTTTTGAAGAAGATGAGATATTTGGAGAAGAACATGAGGGATGGCCATGCCTGGAGTGGTAG